The DNA window TTCAAAAGAAGGTACTGAACGACTTGTACGAGCAGCCATCAAATATACTATAGCTCAAAACCAAAAAAGTTTAACCATAGTTCATAAAGGGAACATCATGAAGTTTACTGAAGGTAGCTTTATGGATTGGGCTTATGAGCTTATTGGGCGGGAGTTTGGAGGAGAATTGATTGATGGAGGTCCGTGGATGAAATTACCAAATGGCATTATTGTTAAAGATGTTATCGCAGATGCCTTCCTACAACAAATTCTACTGCGTCCTGAAGAATATGATGTAATTGCCACACTCAATCTCAATGGTGATTATATTTCAGATGCCCTTGCTGCCCAGGTAGGAGGAATTGGAATCGCACCGGGAGCCAACATAAATTACATTACCGGGCATTCTATTTTCGAAGCTACTCACGGCACTGCACCAAAATATGCCGGTCAAGATAAAGTAAATCCAAGTTCCGTAATTTTATCAGGTGTTATGATGTTTGAGCATTTGGGTTGGAACGAAGCTGCAAAATTAATCGTAGACGGTTTGGAGAAGGCCATTGCAAATAAGCGCGTCACTTATGATTTTCACAGATTAATGGAGGGCGCCACCTTGTTGAAGTGCTCAGAATTTGGAGATGAGATTATTGCCAATATGTAATTGTTTATAAATATATTTTTATAAATAGTAACCATTGTAAATCATTCTAGAAAAAAGATTGAACCTCAGCAGCCATAATGCGTTTATAAGCTGTTGATCACTTATGGCAAAAATAATTTTTAATTTCGAAGACAAAAGTTTACCCTCTAAAGTTGTGGAGGTTACTGCTGTAGATAAATCCATATTGGAACTAACAGAAGATTACGACATTCATCTCAACCATAATTGTGGTGGTGTTTGTGCCTGCTCGACTTGCCACATTTACATCCAGCAAGGCGATCAATTTCTGGAAGAAATCTCAGAGAAAGAAGAAGATTTTATTGATCGGGCCATTAATCCAAAACTGGAATCCAGATTGGCATGTCAATGCATCATCTTAGATGATTTGGCAACAATAGAGGTCGAAATTCCTGATCAAAAAAGGATTATTGGTCATGAGCATTAAGAATTCTACATTTCACTTAATATAAATCAGATATGTCTTTTAAGGAAATAGAAAATATGCCAATTTATTGGTCAGATCATGAAGATATTGCGATGGCCTTGTTCGAACGTTTTGGTACAGAATATTCTGAAAGTAAAATTTACAGAATTAGATTTACTGAGTTGATTGAGTGGGTTCTTGAAATCCCAAATTTTGTCGGTAAAAGAGAAGAATGCACAGAAGCCCATCTAGAGCAAATTCAGGCGAAATGGGTGTATGAGTGGCGAGGCAATCAAAAATCTTGACCGAGCATGGATTACTTAGCGGCTTTTCGGGAAATTAAAGCCATCGTATTTGATATTGATGGAGTGTTTACTGACAATAAAATATTAGTTACTGAGGATGGTCAATTTTTGCGTACCATGAATGTGAGAGATGGGTATGCAGTGAAAAGAGCCATACAAGCTGGTATTAAAATTGGTATCATTTCCGGTGGAAAATCAATAGGCACAAAAAAAAGAATGGAGGTTTTGGGCGTTACCGATGTCCATTTGGGTATTGAAG is part of the Candidatus Vicinibacter affinis genome and encodes:
- the icd gene encoding NADP-dependent isocitrate dehydrogenase, yielding MGGQKITCQNNILSVPNNPVIPFIEGDGTGPDIWAASVRVFDAAVQKAYQGTRKIEWREVLAGEKAFKQTNNWLPQETLDVINEYLVAIKGPLTTPVGGGIRSLNVALRQQLDLYACIRPVRWFEGVPSPVKEPGKVDMTIFRENTEDIYAGIEFQFGTDDARKFKELLATNFPERFKKVRFPETSGFGIKPVSKEGTERLVRAAIKYTIAQNQKSLTIVHKGNIMKFTEGSFMDWAYELIGREFGGELIDGGPWMKLPNGIIVKDVIADAFLQQILLRPEEYDVIATLNLNGDYISDALAAQVGGIGIAPGANINYITGHSIFEATHGTAPKYAGQDKVNPSSVILSGVMMFEHLGWNEAAKLIVDGLEKAIANKRVTYDFHRLMEGATLLKCSEFGDEIIANM
- a CDS encoding 2Fe-2S iron-sulfur cluster binding domain-containing protein; the protein is MAKIIFNFEDKSLPSKVVEVTAVDKSILELTEDYDIHLNHNCGGVCACSTCHIYIQQGDQFLEEISEKEEDFIDRAINPKLESRLACQCIILDDLATIEVEIPDQKRIIGHEH
- the iscX gene encoding Fe-S cluster assembly protein IscX, encoding MSFKEIENMPIYWSDHEDIAMALFERFGTEYSESKIYRIRFTELIEWVLEIPNFVGKREECTEAHLEQIQAKWVYEWRGNQKS
- a CDS encoding HAD hydrolase family protein encodes the protein MDYLAAFREIKAIVFDIDGVFTDNKILVTEDGQFLRTMNVRDGYAVKRAIQAGIKIGIISGGKSIGTKKRMEVLGVTDVHLGIEEKLPVMIKLLEDWNVKLTECAYMGDDILDIDCMKTSNLGACPKDSVPEVIKIAQYISPYNGGEGCVRDFVEKILEAKNLW